The following are encoded together in the Astyanax mexicanus isolate ESR-SI-001 chromosome 8, AstMex3_surface, whole genome shotgun sequence genome:
- the bmp15 gene encoding bone morphogenetic protein 15 encodes MKAASTHTVLRLCVLSCLFLLLFTFTRATAKMAFSPSRLGVLTTTEQGRRNRYTKQRDSSSSSGGAPDPRAEDQSLQFMWSLYRKAADADGRPKQHKLFGSNTVRLIRANTTRKHFHSSTNDLLYTYIVQFELEHLPPNKLLRASFVHLKSPVAPYPSVKCEARVSSTQPASDSDAVVLGPQSRWAESDVTSFVSEFKGGKLVLFVQYKCLKARLVRSTVLRHKAQRKRLPPQNHVRAPALLLFLEEEGHPMEWAKYVKAPSHPGSRARRSKEPGSIVSDIPNYKRAKNRVAKNQCKLHSYRVTFRDLGWDHWIIAPHMYNPHYCMGDCPRVLHYGYNSPNHAIVQTFISELGVADIPLPSCVPYKYKPISVLMIEKNGSIVYKEYEDMVAESCTCR; translated from the exons ATGAAGGCTGCCAGTACTCACACTGTCCTCAGACTCTGTGTGCTGtcgtgtttgtttttgttgttgttcacgTTCACACGCGCCACCGCCAAAATGGCCTTTTCGCCCTCGCGCCTCGGGGTGCTGACCACCACTGAGCAGGGCCGAAGGAACCGCTACACGAAACAGAGggactccagcagcagcagcggcggagcTCCAGACCCGCGGGCGGAGGACCAGAGCCTGCAGTTCATGTGGAGTCTGTACAGGAAGGCGGCGGATGCGGACGGTAGGCCGAAGCAGCACAAACTGTTTGGGTCCAACACCGTCAGGCTGATCCGAGCGAACACCACCAGAAAACACTTCCACTCCTCCACTAACG ACCTGCTGTACACATACATCGTACAGTTCGAGCTGGAACACCTCCCACCAAACAAACTGCTGAGGGCATCTTTCGTTCATCTGAAGTCACCTGTGGCACCGTACCCTTCTGTTAAATGCGAGGCCAGAGTGTCCTCCACACAGCCTGCCAGCGACTCGGATGCTGTCGTTCTGGGCCCTCAGAGCCGTTGGGCAGAGTCGGACGTCACATCCTTCGTATCTGAGTTTAAAGGTGGCAAGCTAGTCCTCTTCGTTCAGTACAAGTGCTTGAAAGCTCGCCTGGTTCGATCTACTGTTCTAAGGCACAAGGCCCAGAGGAAACGTCTCCCGCCACAAAACCATGTACGAGCCCCTGCATTGCTTCTCTTCCTGGAAGAAGAGGGACATCCTATGGAATGGGCCAAGTATGTTAAAGCCCCTTCTCACCCTGGCTCGAGGGCCCGCCGGTCCAAGGAACCGGGCAGCATCGTTTCCGATATCCCGAACTACAAGCGAGCCAAGAACAGAGTGGCAAAGAACCAATGCAAGCTGCATTCGTACCGTGTGACCTTCCGTGACCTAGGCTGGGACCACTGGATCATCGCACCACACATGTACAACCCCCACTACTGCATGGGTGACTGCCCCCGGGTCCTGCACTATGGCTACAACTCACCCAACCACGCCATCGTACAGACCTTCATCAGCGAGCTGGGCGTGGCCGACATCCCACTGCCTTCCTGTGTGCCATACAAATACAAGCCCATCAGCGTTCTGATGATTGAGAAGAACGGCAGCATCGTCTACAAAGAGTACGAGGACATGGTGGCAGAATCCTGCACCTGTAGATGA